One region of Eleutherodactylus coqui strain aEleCoq1 chromosome 5, aEleCoq1.hap1, whole genome shotgun sequence genomic DNA includes:
- the LOC136628805 gene encoding taste receptor type 2 member 143-like has product MRLSSSIIEIIACCVLIFVSLLGNAILIYCTWKCITRRLPTSFALIFSLAFAHVVKNSVINTINILFNAGLILNSHVCKFGLFTASLSTKLEIWVTFYMAIFYCVKLNRVVHPLRAPPNGKWRKHHLIAVLVLWVTAVAVCCPYLVFGNYVQSQALLNDTNSFHRSFFYDECNLDFPYTAVELYYHQIFMVITDLIPLVSLVLVSFRIILLFYEQSRATYGNIWIGHDSSETEVLRASKVIVLLMFLLTALWVAHFVLVLLWKYVRSWFLTSTLLVVLFSGYSSISPYLLMLINYKISLQIRSLSSFCCAKSQPKTLPTSSPKSTPEEEATKD; this is encoded by the coding sequence ATGAGACTTTCATCAAGTATCATTGAAATTATTGCCTGCTGCGTCCTAATCTTTGTGAGTTTACTGGGGAATGCTATATTGATTTATTGCACTTGGAAGTGCATTACGAGACGTCTGCCAACATCATTTGCCCTAATTTTCAGCCTCGCATTtgctcatgtagtgaagaatagTGTGATCAATACTATAAATATTCTCTTCAATGCTGGATTGATCCTTAATTCTCACGTCTGCAAATTTGGATTGTTTACAGCATCATTGAGTACAAAACTGGAGATCTGGGTAACTTTTTATATGGCTATATTCTACTGTGTCAAGCTTAATCGAGTTGTCCATCCACTGAGGGCACCTCCTAATGGCAAATGGCGCAAGCATCATCTCATAGCTGTGCTTGTTTTGTGGGTCACAGCAGTTGCAGTTTGTTGCCCTTACTTagtttttggcaattatgttcAAAGTCAAGCTCTACTCAATGATACTAACTCCTTCCACCGCAGCTTTTTTTATGACGAATGTAACCTTGATTTTCCATATACCGCAGTTGAACTTTATTATCACCAGATCTTCATGGTCATCACTGATCTAATTCCACTTGTCAGTTTAGTTCTGGTCAGCTTTCGCATAATTCTTCTCTTTTATGAGCAAAGCAGAGCAACTTATGGCAATATCTGGATTGGGCATGACTCTTCAGAAACTGAAGTCTTGAGGGCTTCCAAAGTGATTGTACTGTTAATGTTCCTTCTCACCGCACTGTGGGTTGCCCACTTTGTACTCGTCTTGCTCTGGAAGTACGTAAGGTCATGGTTTTTGACCTCAACCCTGCTTGTTGTGCTGTTTTCTGGATACTCTAGCATTAGCCCCTACTTACTTATGTTAATTAACTACAAAATCAGTTTACAGATCAGGTCACTGAGCTCCTTCTGCTGTGCAAAGAGTCAACCCAAGACTTTACCTACTAGCAGTCCAAAGTCTACACCCGAAGAAGAAGCCACTAAAGACTGA